TTCCAAATGTCTATAGTTGTTGCATTTTGATGTCTGGGGACCCTCACCTGTTGTTTTAGTGAGTGGTTACAAGTGCTATTTGTTTATAGTTAATGATTATAGCAGGTATAGTTGGCTTTTTCCTTTATAGTCTAAGTTTGCAGTGTATTCAGTGTTTGTAGAGTTCAAGTGTTATGTTGAAAACACTTTTCGAAATAAATAAAGGTTGTACAATCTGATTCAGGAGGTGAATTCACTAGCAATgttttgaagtattttcttaaaaatcatGGCATTATGTAGCAATTTAGTTGTCCTCACACTCTTGAGCAAAATGACCGCGTTGAAAGAAAACACAAACATTTAGTTAAGACATCTCAAACTCTCTTACTTGCATCTCATGTACCACATCTCTATTGGGTAGAAGCTTTATCCACTACCATTTATTTGATCAACATATTACCTATTGAAGGATTGCTTAAGTCGCCTTTGGAACTACTCTTTCATACCTATCCAGACTACTCAAGACTTAAAGTGTTTGGTTATGGTTGTTTTACCTGGCTTAAACCTACACTACATCAAAATTGGAGAGTAAAAGCAAACATTGTGTTTTCTAGGATATAGTCTTTAGCATAAAGGCTATAGCTACCTTGATCCTACTACACAAAGGATTTATATATCAAAGTATGtggtttttttatgaaaatcaaTTTCCATTTCATACTGTCTTCAGCTCTTGTTCCAAAGGTAAGTCTCAACATGGTACATCCCAAGTGAATCCCAATATTGATTTGGCATTCTCCATTCCAACTACTATTTCTCCACATAGTTTAAGTTCCTCGTCACAATTGTCTTTTACATCCAGTTCAAGTACATTGCCTACAATTACAACTCCCACATTGGTTCCACTTCAATCCAATATAGAAGTTTCCACTTCAATCCAATACATAAGCTTCCACTTCACTCTCTGCTACTACTGATGCTTATCCAATGGTTACAAGGTCAAAGGCAGGCATTTATAAGCCCAAAGCTTACTCAGCTACCAAACATCCATTACCATGTTTTGTGGATTTTGTTCCCAACACCTATCTTCAAGCTTCAAAGCACTTGTTGGAGATTTTCTATGCAAGCTAAGTTTAATGCCTTGCAATCTACAAGCACTTAGACACTGGTCCCTTCAAGCCATACTCAAAATATAGTTAGATGTAAATGGGTATTCAGGATCAAGAAAAATCATGATGGTTCATTTGACAAGTATAAAGCAAGGCTTGTAGCTAAGGGCTTCCATCAACAAGAAGGTCTGGATTTTTAAGAAACCTTTAGTCCAGTTGCAAAGCCAGTAACAATTAGAATTCTTCTCTGCTTGGCAATCCAATACAATTGGTTTCTTAACCAGTTAGACGTTAGCAATGCTTTCCTACATCTCAAATAGGATGTTTTTATGCATTAACCACCTGGTTTCTGTGATTCAAACCTTCATAATCATGTGTGCAAGCTCAAAAAGTCACttatgggttaaaacaagctCATAGAGCTTGGTTTGGCAAGCTTTTTGCAATCTTTTGGATTCCCACAATCTACCTCTCATGCCTCACTATTTGTTCTCAAAGCCTCTGTTCCAGTAATTGTTTTGgtgtatgtagatgacatattggTAACAGGACCTAATCCTTCTCTCTATCaacatttcattcaaaaatcaAGTAAAAATCAAGTAAAGTCTTCCCTGTCAAAAATTTAGGCCTTCTACATTATTTCTTGGGTCTTGAGGTTCAAAGATCTTCAGAAGGTATTTTTCTTCATCAAAACAAGAATCTTCTTGACTTGCTTAAAAAGACTAACATGGAAGGTGCAAAACCATGTTCAACTCCACTGAGTACTCAAAAGTTTGATCACACTAGTCCACTCTTTTCTAATGCTACTTAATACAAATCAATTGTTAGAGCCTTACAATATCTAACTTAGACCAGACCTGACTTATCATTTGTTGTCAATCAAGTCTGCCAATTCATGCATGCTCTAAGGAAACTTCACCTCCAAGTTGCTAAAAGAATCCTAAGGTTTCTTAAGGGGTCAATTACACATGGTTTGTGGTTCAAGAAAGGTGTTATTGATCTTGCTGCATATTCTGATGCAAATTGGGTAGGATGTACTTTTGACAGAAGATCCACAAGTGGATATTGCATCTTTTTAGGTTCTAATCACATTAGTTTGAGTGCTAAGAAGCAACCAACTGTTGTTAGATCTTCCACAGAGGCGAAGTATCGTTCTTTAGCTCACACTGTGCATAGAACTTGCTTAGATATGCAAAGTTTTTAAAGATATTGGCCCTTCTCTGTCTACAGTTCCAAAAGTTTGGAGTGACAATATTTCTGCCATATCACTTGCTTCTAATGATGTTTTCCATGCAAGACTAAGCATGTTGAAATAGATTATCATTACATCAAGAGAATTAATTCTTGCCAATCTCATCAAAGTCCAGTATGTCTGCAGTGCAGATCAGTTAGCTGACATTCATACCAAGTCCCTCTCTCTAAACGCAGGTTTTTGTATCTACAATCCAAGCTGTCTCTTAGACCTTTTGATGCTTATTTTCATTGTGTAACTGTAaaaattaatttgttaattgaccTTGTAATTAGTTAGATCGGTTAAGGGTATTTCTGTAATTGTAATGATTGGTACAAAGCTATATCCACCAAAGATACATTGTAATTAAAGTGTGCAATGAAATGAAAAGGAGTATCCAGTACAACAAATTCTCTCAATGTTCTTGAGTTTCTACAATTGTAATTGTCCCTCTAACTCACACACAATCAGTCACTCACTCAAGAGATTTCAGTCTTTCTCGAACACAGGTAGGTATACCACAGGTCATAATACAAGTGAatgggagtttttttttttcaagtgtccCTTCACTTGTATCATAACACATAGTGTATCAATCCATGTTCCAAgtacattgaaaaaaaatttcactcACTGACGACTGATGAGTGTTGCTCGTTTTGAGTCATTTGGAGTAGGATGGTGGTTACTTGTTAGAAGTGATGAGTTATTTCGTAACTTTGTCAAGCATGCGCATGGGCTGATGATCCAAAAATTCTCTCTACTGCATTAATCGATTTCAATTGGTAACTTTGTCACGTCTGTAACAGAAAGAGAGCACACAAGAGACAATTGTAAATGTTTTGATATCTTGATTTAGATAATTGTGAAACATGTGATACAAAATTATTACGAGAAAAACGTATAAGAATCTAAAGTTATACACATATTTGGCTTCCTCGTAGTGGAGATATTGTTTCTGCAATACTTTTATTATCTATTACACTCAGTATAATGTAGCATTGGAGTCAAATCCCATGTTTTAATGTAGAAGTTAACTAAGATATTATTGATGTCATGTTCGACCATTCTATAGCTTAATTATCTCCTTTTATCGGTGCTAATAGCAACTCCcttctaaataaaaaaagttagtGAGTAAAATGGtatgtttggaagtgcttttaaaaaaacAAGCACTTTTAAATCACCTGAAGTGTTTTTGGCCATGTTTTGGCAGAAAAAAAGTAGAAGTGCTTATAGGTGGAAAAAATTTACTTTAAAGTGCTTCTTAAAAGAAGTTGTGTGCTTCTTTTATAAagcatttcaaatttttttccaaGAAACTATGTACTTCTTTCAGGAAATATTtgcaattttaaataatttcaatGTGCTTCTAATAGAAGCGGCTTTACTGAAAGGAAGGgttttaaaccctaaaccctaaaccctaaaggaATCAATTCCAAACGAATCTAAAATAATATTCCTATATTTACCCTTATATTTATGTATTTAATTTCACAAAAACACCAATGATATAAATGGGTAATCGGCCCAATCCTACAATCAGTACAAGTGGGCTTGGACTTCCAATTTTTAGCCAGCCCAAACtacaaaccaaaataaaaacaaaaacaaaaaaaataaaaatattttggaTAATTCTACAATCTACAGGCAGAGTGAGCAAAACGGAGCCCTTCTTCTTTACACGGAGggaaaaggagagagagggagaccgAGTTCCATTTCAATGGCAGTTTCTTCTATGTCTTCAATCCTAATTCCTTCACTTCCTCTCTCCAATTCTTCTGCATTTCCGACTTCCAAGCCAAAGCTTTCTTCTTTCGCTTTGCCCTCGGCCAACAATGCCTTAAAGCTCAGAGCTTCAAGACCCTCACAGTCATCCACTAGGGTTTATGCCGCTCCTGAAGTCTTGGAGTCCCAGGAAACCCTAATCCCACCTCCAGAAACCCTcgaggtttttttttcttgcccATTTGtctttgtttcatttttcttttaatttacaaTTTGCTAATGCTGTGTTTGGCTGCTGAGAAAATGTGGGAAAAGGAGAATAATTTTCCCTAATTTTTTATTGCCGTTTTAAAATGTTGATATTGGAGTagtgggtttttgttttaatttgcttAATTTTTATACAGTTATATTTCTGCAATTTTTAACCATTTCTTAAATGTTTGTTATCTGTGTGTGTTTTAGGTTGGAAGTTCAGAGACCCCGAGTACTTCATCACTCAGTATTGGTGAAGATGGAGATAAGGTATATTATTACTAACGTATTAATGTTTCATAGAAGGGGGGAAAATCTGAATTGTGGAATTTTAATAGTTTTATAATTTGAACTGAGGAAGATTaacttaaatttttattttgattaatttttggaAATGTAACTTAAGTTCGATACTTCGATCTATTAAGGGTTTGCAAGTTCACTGAGGTGGGAACATATTCTTCCATTAGTGGAGTTTTGGTGTAATATTAAATCTGGTCCAATTGGATAAAGTGATGCAGAATGAAGATCTAGTATATTGATGTCAAGTTAGAAACTTAGAAGCTTAGTGTCAAATCTTTTTATTAAGTTATTGGGGATATCTGCCCATGCGTAAATGCAAAACCTCGGACTAGATTTGTCATTGGCGCTGGTATGTCAAATGTAAATGCAAAACAaccaattgttttattttaccTTGATCTTTTGTTTGAGTGGTCTATGACTTTCTTGTTGTCTGGTATGACCTAGGTTCCTGATTGAACTTTTGAGTACTTGGTGCTTTATGCTTCGGATCTGTATTTTTGTAATGATCTTTTCCAAAGTCTGTTTGTTAACTGTGCCATTACAGATAGTAGAGCTTTGTCCTAtttcttataatttttatttaatcctGACCCGGGATTGAAcctcttttagttatgaaaAGGGTATTCAGATTCTGCTGTTTAATTAATGTATAAAACAGTAAGATTGTGGAGGGACATTTACCGATTCGTAACCTTTCAACAGCCTCCAACATAGTAAGAACGTTGGCTAGTGGCAAATGGATCCCCATATTTGATTCCCTACTGATTTGATGAACATGGGGTTCATCGTGGCTTGGGGCTATTTGGCTAGAATGATTGATTACTCATGTATCTGGGACAATTTGGAATGGCAGAAAGTAACTAAGTGGCTGAGGACCAGCTAGATTACTGCTGTCAGTGCTATTCTTGATTTGTCGAATCATACTTTAAATTATCAAACTTAAAGCAGAAAGGtctaatttattaatttgtttCCCACAATTGTTTTAACAGCTTCACATGTATTCTGATTATCTAAAGGTGTTTCTGTTTTCAGGCCTCACCCAAGCAGAAAATCAGGATTAAACTGAGGTCTTACTTTGTGCCATTGATAGAAGATTCCTGCAAGCAGATAATGGATGCTGCTAGGAACACGAATGCGAAAACAATGGGTCCTGTACCCTTGCCAACTAAAAAGCGAATCTACTGTGTTCTCAAATCTCCCCATGTCCACAAGGATGCAAGGTTCCATTTTGAGATTCGTACCCACCAACGCCTCATTGATATTCTATACCCAACTGCACAAACAATAGATTCCTTAATGCAACTTGACCTTCCTGCTGGAGTTGATGTGGAGGTCAAACTGTGAAGAAGCAGGGCAGCAGCTTAGGTATTTTTATTTATCAGCTTCTGAAGGTTTGCTTCCTTCTAGTACATTATCATCTCTCACGTTTGAATAGAAATATTATACATAAATGATTAAAGTTGGAATGCAGGTTCATATATGTAAGTCAATAAAAATCTTTTTCTTAGTGTTTATTTTTTAACCAATGTTCATCCAAAGAAAGTAGGCACCTTTATCAATTCTATACTGGAATGGATCTCCTTCCTTTCACTTTTTTCAATTATGGTGGAGGGTTTTAATAGTTTTCACATGACCTGTTTCTGGTCAAGCTTTGGGAGCAATAAACTAACGTAACTATTTTTAGTGCAGTAGCTCTGTTTTATTTGCTCATTCTGTTAAGGTAGATGTTTGTGTTCTTGTGTGGCTTACAATTTAACGGTTCCTGcttcatttatattttcctGCGTTAATTTGATTTTTGATGACTATGTTCATTTCATGCTTGCTTTTACAATCTTCGATGACTACATTCATTGTGATCCATATCCTTGATGCGTGTTGTCCTGCTGTTTTCATTGCAAGCAAACTTGTTTTTATCATATAGTTTATGCTGGGGGGTGTCAAATATGTACCTTTCTTGTATGTTTTGCTATCTTCCTGTGTTTGAACTTTTTTTGTTGGCCTCTAAAATGTACTAAATGTACTTTTCCATGTTAGGTGTTTTCTTTGAAGAACATGGGAAAGAGATTACAAAGGTTCACGTTTATTTTGTAGAGGCTGAATGACTGCAGGATTACGCTTATCGAATGCATTTTGATCCTTTCCTGAAATTCATTTCTTTTGTGTAttttgtaagcaattgtaaGCAATTTCTGCCCTTGGATCTCAGTTGAAGAATAGAGATAAAGAGTTCCTCTTTCGACATTATTTGATATCCTTGTTGCATATTAGTTCCGCATTGTGTATCTTTTCGATTATTCTCCATGTCTAGGATTCATTTCACTTTCGTGGTAGCTCTGTTGAGAAATTCTGTTGTTAATGTGTCGATTGGAGATGAAAAGGAACAAAATTGTGTGGGCTTGTGGATAATATCGTTTTCGAAGTAAAGAATCTAAACCCCCAGAAAGCACAAATTGTGCAGCTGATTCTGGCAAGTTTGGTCATCCGAATCCAAACTTACGGGCCAAATTCTTGTCGTACTTTCGTTAATTCAGTGAGAGATAATACACCAGTCCAACCCATAGTTCAGTCTCAGATTAACCCCGTTTCAACAATTCTGCTATGAAGTCCTTGAAATTTTACAGACTCCTTTCTACAGGGAACATTTTCGACGATATATGTACAAACGACGGAGATGATATCTGTTGAAATTTTTCGACCATACATTTTTCCTCTCTCGTTTGACTCCTCGTAATCATTACGAAGGAGATGCGAAGAGAGATTATGTATGGCCGGAAATGAGAGCGGAAATTTGTATGGTCTTTGATCAAGAACTGTTCTTGTCTAGCTATTATTTTGCTTCAATTTTGGCTCACGATTTTTCAGAAAGCGTACTGGCGCATCCCCTTGGCAATTAAACTGAACAATTCCGGCCTGCTTTCGTATATCCTCCATGAGATTTTTGTTGCCGTTCTTAGTGAATGACTACGAATGTCAGAGTGAGATTGGGGGAGAGTTGATGAAATCATTTTTTCTtcggaactttaacgaaaagttttcggtactattcactttaatgaaaaatcatatttttacattaaaaagtcaatccgggtactattcacttcatcctttattttgtccttatggttaaaactcaaagttttcaagtcattttcattagtttttttttttttttctttaggtgCAAATAGAATCCACTTTTTAATAACTTGGTAACCGTTATAATCATGAAAGAGTAATGTTACATTTATCAcatatttgtattattatttgtaCCATCTCGTTAATAGATTTAGACTCACCAACATACGTGGATCTCATCTTTATAATCATGACATTTTTTTATCTAGAAAAGAgtgattttataattaaaataaaataaaatatatttgatttcgttttttttttttttttgtataaagaTGGGGCAAGATAAGAAGGAACGCGGAGAATGGGAGGTTTGACTATTGAGTGAGAGGACAACAGAGTGTGTGGCAAGTACTATTTGGCAGCACTTCGTCTAACTCGAGCACGCCACTTCAAAGAAAAAGGCGAAATATAATAATGACTCGTTtagatgtgtttttaaaattgttaaaaatatttttagagaaaatgtttttggattccaaaaatactttaagtgttttctgcaagaagcaccagttatatGCTTCTTCTAGGAAGCACTTTCAGTACTTTTCCAggatttacttgtatttttactaaggattggttctaaaaatattttcaccaaaagagctttcagttattttaaaagtacatccaaacaagccctaatacagtggggtgtgatatccacacactcatttctacttcttccacacctttttggttttcggttgtcagatcagatgaattaaaaaagatcaacggacataaattaacaaagggtgtgacaagtaaaaatgagtgtgtggatagcacacccctaataCAATAGTTTAAgtgagttttatatttatatataagaaTCAGGTAACTTAAATTTAGTACATATAATATTATTGTTATACTAGTGTAAGTTTAAGATATTGATGTTATTAAACTCATGAGTTCAATATAGTATTAGCACACTCAAATTTTTCGGGTTACTATAGAAATTTGATCCTATATTGATATCATACTTACTTTTTTCGACTTACTGTGAAAGGCCATAGGCTTTGATTTGGTTTAAGTTTTGGAGGCTTCGTTAGACCAAAAAAGACCTTAAACAACTATACTTTTTTTGACTGGCATCTTTCTTTGTTCCAACTTCTCTCTCACCTAAAGAGTGGCCTATTTAATTGTATTTAACTCTTACATCACTCAACTATATgacattttttatttgtcattGCTGATAATTTATCACATGATTTATGTTCCTAACATCGTTGAAAATTAATGTTCATGATATTGTCTTAATCACTAATTGTTTTCAACCAACACGTATATAAAATGGTAAGAGAGCTTCTGCAATAAAGTTATCATTGGCAAATACAAATTGTGAAAATTAATATTGAATTATATATGTCACATGTAATGCGCcatgattgaaaaaaaaaatcttctgcAATAAAGTTATCATTGGCAAATACAAATTGTGAAAATTAATATTGAATTATATATCACGTGTAATGCGCcgtgattgaaaaaaaaaatcttctacACGCGCGTATGAGCGCATCTAGGAAGGCTAGTTTTAATTGTAGTTGTTTGTTTGCCTTTTATCATATGTAAGTTTACTCTCTTGGGTTTGCCACTTTTATTTATTACCCTACTCGGCAggttttaaggaaaactaacgaaaagtccaaaaaaaatttccttttaatgaaaagccaTTTTttaaggtatagtgaatagtaccaaataaatgtataaatgtggtttttcgttaaaagtaaacCGTACtagaagtgttttgttaaaactccccaAGTTTTACCCAAATACGAGTAAGTTGACCTCATCCTGATAAACGCAGAGCCTTTTACTCTTTGAATCCCACTGGACCTCAGCTCAACATGATAAAAGGCACCACCGTTGCACTGCCTGTGGACTCTCAGATGCCCAATTCAGTCACCCAGATGAATGTATTAGACTCAAACAAGTAGTTAGCGTTGTAGTGGCAACGTACTTTTGAATGTGCAAGAAGAGGAGTATTCATTCGTGATCAGAGTTCTTGTAGGTGTTGTAAACCTTGGAAGATTA
This window of the Malus domestica chromosome 03, GDT2T_hap1 genome carries:
- the LOC103427781 gene encoding small ribosomal subunit protein uS10c-like, which codes for MAVSSMSSILIPSLPLSNSSAFPTSKPKLSSFALPSANNALKLRASRPSQSSTRVYAAPEVLESQETLIPPPETLEVGSSETPSTSSLSIGEDGDKASPKQKIRIKLRSYFVPLIEDSCKQIMDAARNTNAKTMGPVPLPTKKRIYCVLKSPHVHKDARFHFEIRTHQRLIDILYPTAQTIDSLMQLDLPAGVDVEVKL